From the genome of Acomys russatus chromosome 27, mAcoRus1.1, whole genome shotgun sequence, one region includes:
- the Atp6v1b2 gene encoding V-type proton ATPase subunit B, brain isoform, producing the protein MALRAMRGIVNGAAPELPVPTGGPMAGAREQALAVSRNYLSQPRLTYKTVSGVNGPLVILDHVKFPRYAEIVHLTLPDGTKRSGQVLEVSGSKAVVQVFEGTSGIDAKKTSCEFTGDILRTPVSEDMLGRVFNGSGKPIDRGPVVLAEDFLDIMGQPINPQCRIYPEEMIQTGISAIDGMNSIARGQKIPIFSAAGLPHNEIAAQICRQAGLVKKSKDVVDYSEENFAIVFAAMGVNMETARFFKSDFEENGSMDNVCLFLNLANDPTIERIITPRLALTTAEFLAYQCEKHVLVILTDMSSYAEALREVSAAREEVPGRRGFPGYMYTDLATIYERAGRVEGRNGSITQIPILTMPNDDITHPIPDLTGYITEGQIYVDRQLHNRQIYPPINVLPSLSRLMKSAIGEGMTRKDHADVSNQLYACYAIGKDVQAMKAVVGEEALTSDDLLYLEFLQKFERNFITQGPYENRTVYETLDIGWQLLRIFPKEMLKRIPQSTLSEFYPRDSAKH; encoded by the exons CCTACAAGACTGTCTCTGGAGTGAATGGTCCGCTGGTAATCTTAGATCATGTAAAG TTTCCCAGATACGCTGAGATTGTCCATTTGACATTACCGGATGGCACAAAAAGAAGTGGGCAAGTTCTAGAAGTTAGTGGCTCCAAAGCAGTGGTTCAG GTATTTGAAGGGACATCTGGTATAGATGCCAAGAAAACATCCTGTGAGTTTACTGGGGATATTCTCCGGACACCAGTGTCCGAGGACATGCTTG GTCGTGTGTTCAACGGATCAGGAAAACCCATTGACCGAGGTCCTGTGGTGCTGGCTGAAGACTTCCTTGACATCATGG GTCAGCCGATCAACCCTCAGTGTCGGATCTACCCAGAGGAGATGATTCAAACGGGCATTTCTGCCATTGACGGCATGAACAGTATTGCTAGGGGTCAGAAAATCCCCATCTTTTCTGCTGCTGGGTTACCGCACAACGAG ATTGCAGCTCAGATCTGTCGCCAGGCTGGCTTGGTAAAGAAATCCAAAGATGTAGTGGACTACAGTGAGGAAAATTTTGCCATTGTGTTTGCTGCTATGGGG gtaaacatggaaacagcccggTTCTTCAAATCTGACTTTGAAGAAAATGGTTCAATGGACAATGTCTGCCTTTTTTTGAACTTGGCTAATGACCCAAC CATCGAGAGGATCATCACCCCCCGCCTGGCTCTGACCACAGCTGAGTTTCTAGCTTACCAGTGTGAGAAGCACGTCCTGGTCATCCTGACAGACATGAGCTCGTACGCTGAAGCGCTGCGAGAG GTTTCAGCAGCCAGGGAAGAGGTTCCTGGTCGGCGAGGCTTCCCAGGCTACATGTACACTGATTTAGCGACCATCTATGAACGTGCTGGCCGAGTGGAAGGTAGAAATGGCTCCATTACCCAAATCCCTATTCTCACCATGCCCAACGATG ATATCACTCATCCCATCCCTGACTTGACTGGCTACATTACTGAGGGCCAGATCTATGTGGACAGACAGCTTCACAACAGACAG ATTTACCCACCTATTAATGTGCTGCCGTCACTCTCTCGGTTGATGAAGTCAGCTATTGGGGAAGGCATGACCAGAAAGGACCATGCTGATGTGTCTAACCAGCTG taTGCATGCTATGCTATCGGGAAGGATGTGCAAGCCATGAAAGCTGTGGTGGGAGAAGAAGCCCTGACCTCAGATGACCTTCTTTACTTGGAATTTCTGCAGAAGTTTGAGCGCAACTTCATTACTCAGG GTCCCTATGAAAACCGAACTGTCTATGAGACTTTGGACATTGGATGGCAGTTGCTTCGAATCTTCCCCAAAGAAATGCTGAAGAGAATCCCTCAGAGCACCCTGAGCGAATTTTACCCTCGAGACTCTGCGAAGCACTAG